A single window of Gossypium hirsutum isolate 1008001.06 chromosome A10, Gossypium_hirsutum_v2.1, whole genome shotgun sequence DNA harbors:
- the LOC121208121 gene encoding probable LRR receptor-like serine/threonine-protein kinase At3g47570: MDENNILGKIPDGIGNLINLEVLVVAENQLSGPIPFNIGKLQKLKIFDANINFLSRTIPHSIGNLTELTELDIHFNNLQGSIPSGLGNCKNLLLMDLSSNNLSGPIPPEVLGLPSLTIVLNLSSNDLTGELSVEVEKLKNLGTLDVSQNRLSGLLPKNLGSCVSLEKLFLEGNLFEGPIPSSLSSLRGLEALDLSDNNISGRIPEFLVRFGALKYLNLSFNDLEGLIPSEGVFKNARATFVEGNSKLCGGVPELHLSRCNSKTSASTSLKLKITIIVVSSGVTLVFSIFLIIWFRKKKEQKPTTTHVENSLLQLSYQSILKATKGFSPQNLVGLGSFGYVYKGILEANGAAIAVKVLNLLNHRASRSFLVECDALKNIRHRNIVKVLTAISGIDYKGNDFKALVYEFMENGSLKDWLHPSVGMNKPETMRNLNFFQRLNVAIDVAHALEYLHHRCETPIINCDLKPSNVLLDWEMVGHIRDFGLPKIHSRDKLNDSTNESSSLGLRGTIEYGTGSELSTNGDVYSYGILLLEMLTGQRPTNEKFKEGLSLHNFVKAALPDRVVEIIDPILFQESVRGGTTAPDIHLQRLNSIFEIGLTCSTESPSERMDMSNVITKLCSIRDKLLRPARLHRGI, encoded by the exons ATGGATGAGAACAACATTTTGGGAAAAATCCCTGATGGGATTGGAAATCTCATCAATTTGGAGGTGCTTGTGGTCGCAGAAAATCAACTATCAGGGCCCATTCCCTTTAATATTGGGAAGCTTCAAAAGCTAAAAATATTTGACGCTAATATTAATTTTCTCTCTAGGACCATTCCCCACTCCATTGGAAATTTAACAGAGTTAACCGAGCTTGATATACATTTTAACAATCTTCAGGGCAGCATTCCTTCAGGTCTAGGTAATTGCAAAAATTTGCTTCTAATGGATCTTTCTAGTAACAATCTCAGTGGACCAATACCCCCTGAAGTACTTGGACTTCCATCCTTGACCATTGTACTAAATTTATCGTCAAACGACTTGACTGGTGAACTTTCTGTTGAAGTAGAAAAACTAAAAAATCTAGGTACATTGGATGTTTCTCAAAATAGATTATCTGGTTTGCTTCCAAAAAACCTAGGTAGTTGTGTAAGTCTAGAGAAGTTGTTCTTGGAAGGAAATTTGTTTGAAGGACCCATTCCATCATCTTTGAGTTCATTGAGAGGTCTTGAGGCATTGGACTTATCTGACAATAATATTTCCGGTCGGATTCCAGAATTTCTTGTGCGATTTGGGGCATTAAAGTATCTAAATCTCTCTTTTAATGATTTGGAGGGACTAATACCAAGTGAAGGAGTATTTAAGAATGCACGTGCTACATTTGTCGAGGGAAATAGTAAGCTTTGTGGAGGCGTCCCTGAGTTACACTTGTCAAGATGTAACTCTAAAACATCAGCAAGCACATCCCTTAAATTGAAGATCACAATAATTGTTGTGAGTTCAGGAGTGACTTTAGTATTCTCTATTTTCCTAATCATCTGgtttagaaagaaaaaagagcAAAAGCCAACGACAACTCATGTAGAAAATTCCCTTTTACAGTTATCATACCAAAGCATCCTAAAGGCTACTAAGGGATTCTCCCCTCAGAATTTGGTTGGTTTGGGAAGTTTCGGATATGTATACAAAGGAATTCTTGAAGCGAATGGAGCAGCTATTGCAGTAAAGGTGCTTAATCTTCTGAATCATAGAGCTTCCAGGAGTTTCTTGGTTGAATGCGATGCTTTGAAGAACATTCGACATCGTAATATTGTCAAGGTATTAACAGCCATTTCAGGTATCGATTATAAAGGCAATGATTTTAAAGCCTTGGTTTATGAGTTCATGGAAAATGGAAGCTTGAAGGATTGGCTACATCCATCTGTTGGCATGAATAAACCAGAGACGATGAGAAACCTAAATTTCTTTCAAAGACTTAATGTGGCCATAGATGTTGCTCATGCACTCGAATATCTGCACCATCGTTGTGAGACACCGATCATTAATTGTGACCTCAAGCCAAGCAATGTTTTACTCGATTGGGAAATGGTTGGTCATATAAGGGACTTCGGCTTACCAAAAATCCATTCTAGAGATAAGCTTAACGATTCTACTAATGAATCAAGCTCCCTTGGATTAAGAGGAACTATCG aatatgGCACGGGAAGCGAGTTGTCCACAAATGGCGATGTGTATAGCTATGGTATCCTCTTGTTAGAGATGTTAACAGGGCAAAGGCCAACGAATGAAAAATTCAAAGAAGGTTTAAGTCTTCACAACTTTGTGAAAGCAGCTTTGCCCGATCGAGTGGTTGAGATTATAGATCCCATTCTTTTTCAAGAAAGTGTCAGAGGAGGAACAACGGCGCCTGACATACATCTTCAGCGCTTGAATTCAATATTCGAAATAGGACTAACTTGTTCTACCGAATCACCAAGTGAGAGAATGGACATGAGCAATGTTATTACCAAGCTTTGTTCGATTAGAGACAAGCTTCTTCGTCCAGCTCGGTTACATCGTGGTATTTGA